In Salmo salar chromosome ssa15, Ssal_v3.1, whole genome shotgun sequence, one genomic interval encodes:
- the LOC106571557 gene encoding 1-phosphatidylinositol 4,5-bisphosphate phosphodiesterase beta-4 isoform X2 gives MTKSYEFNWQKHLPGFMQEGASFDRFDEDPFLFEPNCLVKVDEFGFFITWKSDGKEGQVLECSLINSIRVGAVPRDPKILSSFEAAGKKEEELEGCVICVCSGTDLVNLSFMYMVADSPDTARKWTEGLRSVIHNFRANNVCPMTCLKKHWMRMCFLTNVNGKIPVRTITRTFASGKTEKGIFQALKELGLPSGKNDEIEHSAFPFDIFYALTQKICPRTDIEELFKKINGDKSDFLNVDQLVRFLNENQRDPRLNEILFPFYDPKRAMQIIEKYERDPDLKKKGRMSSDGFCRYLMSDENAPVFLDCLELYQDMEQPLAHYFIASSHNTYLNGRQFGGKSSVEMYRQVLLSGCRCVELDCWDGKGEDQEPIITHGKAMCTDILFKDVISAIRETAFVTSEYPVILSFENHCSKPQQYKMARYCEEIFGEYLLRHPLEGFPVEAGRPLPSPNDLKRKILIKNKRLKPEVEQKQLESFKKHMEAGETNTPAILLGAETEEDVENALGDVKDVIPDLKTGTSEEPSEENSLSTSVSISDSVSVSVNKDGEEKERDNSIKKVVEEDPTEMSEATEATDATDISEASEDNNNKKTGETTDDEEALIASYTYVGATTNIHPYLSAMVNYAQPVKFQSFDVAEERNIHHNMSSFNESVGLGYLKTNAIEFVNYNKRQMSRIYPKGGRVDSSNYMPQIFWNAGCQMVSLNYQTPDLAMQLNQGKYEYNGSCGYLLKPDFMRRSDRMFDPFSETPVDGVIAATCSVQVFSGQFLSDKKIGTYVEVDMYGLPTDTIRKEFRTRMVMNNGLNPAYNEEPFVFRKVILPDLAVLRIAVYDDNNKLIGQRILPLEGLQAGYRHISLRNEGNKPLSLPTVFCNIVLKTYVPEGFGAIVDALSDPKKFLSIAEKRADQMRALGIETSDIADVPNESSKNDKKGKVNANVKTNVTPQTSSDPAQSSKSAQNNTTETKKDTNTLVPHVNIDDLKQMKTYLKLVKKQQKDLNSLKKKHAKDRTIMQKSHCTQVDKMIAQHDKEKQTQEKLLEKSIKKRGENNCLEMKKETESKVENLTTDHKAKVKDITAQHTKEWSEMINSHSSVEQDMKDSHVVQQCENLKKLLSGVQEQQTLSLKLIHERQSKEMRANQAKTSMENSKAISQDKTIKNKAERERRVRELNSSNTKKFLEERKRLAMKHQKEMETLEKSQKEQLEELDKFNEQLLKSHHANKQCQGQGHPADGEAGGGDGPQTSHSGLTTPTT, from the exons AAGTGGACGGAGGGTTTGAGGTCAGTGATCCACAATTTCAGAGCCAATAACGTCTGTCCTATGACCTGCCTCAAGAAACA TTGGATGAGGATGTGCTTTCTGACCAATGTGAACGGCAAAATCCCAGTGAGAAC CATCACGCGGACGTTTGCGTCTGGGAAAACAGAGAAAGGAATCTTCCAGGCTCTGAAGGAACTGGGACTGCCGAGTGGAAAG AACGATGAGATAGAACACTCGGCGTTCCCCTTTGACATCTTCTATGCCCTGACTCAGAAGATCTGCCCTCGCACTGACATCGAGGAACTCTTCAAGAAAAT CAATGGGGACAAAAGTGATTTTTTAAACGTAGACCAGTTAGTCAGATTTCTGAATGAA AACCAGCGCGACCCGCGGCTAAATGAGATCCTGTTCCCCTTCTACGACCCTAAACGAGCCATGCAGATCATCGAGAAGTACGAGCGAGACCCCGACCTCAAGAAGAAAG gcCGTATGTCCAGCGATGGCTTCTGCAGGTACCTGATGTCAGATGAGAATGCCCCGGTGTTCCTGGACTGTCTGGAGCTGTACCAGGACATGGAGCAGCCACTGGCCCACTACTTCATTGCCTCGTCCCACAACACCTACCTGAACGGGAGGCAGTTCGGAGGGAAGTCCTCCGTGGAGATGTACAGACAGGTGCTGCTCTCCGGCTGCag GTGTGTAGAGCTGGACTGCTGGGATGGGAAAGGAGAAGACCAGGAACCTATCATCACTCACGGCAAGGCCATGTGTACTGACATCCTcttcaag GATGTGATCTCAGCCATCAGGGAAACAGCCTTTGTGACGTCTGAGTATCCCGTGATCCTGTCATTTGAAAACCACTGCAG TAAACCCCAGCAGTACAAGATGGCTCGTTATTGTGAGGAGATCTTTGGAGAATACCTACTGAGGCATCCTCTTGAGGGATTCCCT GTTGAAGCGGGTCGTCCCTTGCCTTCTCCCAACGATCTCAAACGCAAAATCCTCATCAAAAACAAACGCTTGAAACCCGAGGTGGAACAGA aGCAGTTAGAGTCTTTTAAGAAGCACATGGAGGCAGGAGAGACCAACACACCAGCCATCTTACTAGgagcagagacagaggaagatgTGGAGaacg CTCTTGGTGATGTGAAGGATGTGATTCCTGACTTGAAGACGGGTACATCAGAGGAGCCTAGTGAAGAGAACAGCCTCAGCaccagtgtcagtatcagtgacAGTGTCAGCGTCAGTGTGAACAAAGacggagaggagaaggagagggacaacAGCATCAAAAAG gtggtggaggaggatccAACAGAGATGTCTGAGGCCACAGAAGCTACAGACGCCACAGACATCTCCGAGGCTTCTGAGGATAACAACAACAAGAAG ACTGGGGAGACGACGGATGACGAGGAGGCTCTGATAGCCTCGTACACGTACGTAGGAGCCACCACCAACATCCACCCCTACCTCTCCGCCATGGTTAACTACGCACAGCCTGTCAAGTTCCAGAGCTTCGACGTCGCAGAAG aGAGGAACATCCACCACAACATGTCGTCGTTTAATGAGTCAGTGGGTCTGGGTTATCTGAAGACCAACGCCATCGAGTTTGTCAA CTACAACAAGCGTCAGATGAGCCGGATCTATCCTAAAGGAGGCAGGGTGGACTCCAGTAATTACATGCCTCAGATCTTCTGGAACGCAGGCTGCCAGATGGTCTCCCTTAACTACCAGACCCCAG aTCTGGCCATGCAGTTGAACCAGGGAAAGTATGAGTACAATGGATCCTGTGG GTATCTGTTGAAGCCAGACTTCATGCGTCGCTCAGACAGGATGTTTGACCCCTTCTCAGAGACACCTGTGGACGGGGTCATTGCTGCTACCTGCAGTGTACAG GTGTTCTCTGGTCAGTTCCTGTCTGATAAGAAGATTGGGACCTACGTGGAGGTGGACATGTACGGGTTGCCCACGGACACCATCCGCAAAGAGTTCCGCACGCGCATGGTGATGAACAATGGCCTGAACCCCGCCTACAACGAAGAACCTTTCGTCTTCCGGAAG gTGATTTTACCAGACCTGGCTGTGCTGCGCATAGCTGTGTATGATGACAATAATAAGCTGATAGGTCAGAGGATCCTACCGTTGGAGGGTCTACAGGCAGGATACAGACACATCTCTCTACGCAACGAAGGGAACAAGCCTCTGTCTTTACCCACTGTCTTCTGTAATATAGTACTCAAGACCTACGTACCCGAAGGCTTCGGAG ccATCGTGGACGCCCTGTCGGACCCAAAGAAGTTCCTGTCCATAGCAGAGAAGAGAGCGGACCAGATGAGAGCTCTGGGGATTGAAACG agTGACATAGCGGACGTGCCAAACGAGAGTTCGAAGAACGACAAGAAAGGGAAGGTGAACGCCAACGTGAAGACCAACGTCACGCCACAGACCAGCTCGGACCCGGCTCAGTCCTCTAAGTCTGCCCAGAACAACACCACGGAGACCAAGAAgg ATACAAACACCCTCGTGCCGCATGTGAACATTGATGACTTGAAACAGATGAAG ACGTACCTTAAACTGGTTAAGAAGCAGCAGAAAGATCTGAACTCTTTAAAGAAGAAGCATGCAAAG GACCGCACCATCATGCAGAAGTCCCACTGCACCCAGGTGGACAAGATGATCGCTCAGCACGACAAGGAGAAGCAGACACAGGAGAAGCTGCTGGAGAAGTCCATCAAGAAACGAGG AGAAAACAACTGTCTGGAGATGAAGAAGGAGACTGAGAGTAAAGTGGAGAACCTGACCACTGACCACAAGGCTAAG GTGAAGGACATCACAGCCCAACACACTAAGGAGTGGTCAGAGATGATCAACTCCCACAGCAGTGTTGAGCAGGATATGAAGGACAGCCACGTGGTCCAGCAGTGTGAAAACCTCAAGAAACTACTGAGTGGAGTCCAGGAACAACAGACTCTATCGCTCAAACTGATCCACgaacg GCAGAGCAAGGAGATGCGGGCCAACCAGGCCAAGACGTCCATGGAGAACAGCAAGGCCATCAGCCAGGACAAGACCATCAAGAACAAGGccgagagggagag GAGAGTTAGAGAGTTGAACAGCAGCAACACCAAAAAGTTCCTTGAGGAGAGGAAAAGG ttGGCTATGAAGCATCAGAAGGAGATGGAGACACTGGAGAAGTCTCAGAAAGAACAGCTGGAGGAACTGGACAAGTTCAACGAGCAG CTTTTGAAATCACATCATGCCAATAAACAGTGTCAAG GCCAAGGACATCCAGCAGATGGTGAAGCTGGAGGAGGAGATGGACCGCAGACCAGCCACAGTGGTTTAACCACTCCCaccacctga
- the LOC106571557 gene encoding 1-phosphatidylinositol 4,5-bisphosphate phosphodiesterase beta-4 isoform X1, giving the protein MTKSYEFNWQKHLPGFMQEGASFDRFDEDPFLFEPNCLVKVDEFGFFITWKSDGKEGQVLECSLINSIRVGAVPRDPKILSSFEAAGKKEEELEGCVICVCSGTDLVNLSFMYMVADSPDTARKWTEGLRSVIHNFRANNVCPMTCLKKHWMRMCFLTNVNGKIPVRTITRTFASGKTEKGIFQALKELGLPSGKNDEIEHSAFPFDIFYALTQKICPRTDIEELFKKINGDKSDFLNVDQLVRFLNENQRDPRLNEILFPFYDPKRAMQIIEKYERDPDLKKKGRMSSDGFCRYLMSDENAPVFLDCLELYQDMEQPLAHYFIASSHNTYLNGRQFGGKSSVEMYRQVLLSGCRCVELDCWDGKGEDQEPIITHGKAMCTDILFKDVISAIRETAFVTSEYPVILSFENHCSKPQQYKMARYCEEIFGEYLLRHPLEGFPVEAGRPLPSPNDLKRKILIKNKRLKPEVEQKQLESFKKHMEAGETNTPAILLGAETEEDVENALGDVKDVIPDLKTGTSEEPSEENSLSTSVSISDSVSVSVNKDGEEKERDNSIKKLTIVQVVEEDPTEMSEATEATDATDISEASEDNNNKKTGETTDDEEALIASYTYVGATTNIHPYLSAMVNYAQPVKFQSFDVAEERNIHHNMSSFNESVGLGYLKTNAIEFVNYNKRQMSRIYPKGGRVDSSNYMPQIFWNAGCQMVSLNYQTPDLAMQLNQGKYEYNGSCGYLLKPDFMRRSDRMFDPFSETPVDGVIAATCSVQVFSGQFLSDKKIGTYVEVDMYGLPTDTIRKEFRTRMVMNNGLNPAYNEEPFVFRKVILPDLAVLRIAVYDDNNKLIGQRILPLEGLQAGYRHISLRNEGNKPLSLPTVFCNIVLKTYVPEGFGAIVDALSDPKKFLSIAEKRADQMRALGIETSDIADVPNESSKNDKKGKVNANVKTNVTPQTSSDPAQSSKSAQNNTTETKKDTNTLVPHVNIDDLKQMKTYLKLVKKQQKDLNSLKKKHAKDRTIMQKSHCTQVDKMIAQHDKEKQTQEKLLEKSIKKRGENNCLEMKKETESKVENLTTDHKAKVKDITAQHTKEWSEMINSHSSVEQDMKDSHVVQQCENLKKLLSGVQEQQTLSLKLIHERQSKEMRANQAKTSMENSKAISQDKTIKNKAERERRVRELNSSNTKKFLEERKRLAMKHQKEMETLEKSQKEQLEELDKFNEQLLKSHHANKQCQGQGHPADGEAGGGDGPQTSHSGLTTPTT; this is encoded by the exons AAGTGGACGGAGGGTTTGAGGTCAGTGATCCACAATTTCAGAGCCAATAACGTCTGTCCTATGACCTGCCTCAAGAAACA TTGGATGAGGATGTGCTTTCTGACCAATGTGAACGGCAAAATCCCAGTGAGAAC CATCACGCGGACGTTTGCGTCTGGGAAAACAGAGAAAGGAATCTTCCAGGCTCTGAAGGAACTGGGACTGCCGAGTGGAAAG AACGATGAGATAGAACACTCGGCGTTCCCCTTTGACATCTTCTATGCCCTGACTCAGAAGATCTGCCCTCGCACTGACATCGAGGAACTCTTCAAGAAAAT CAATGGGGACAAAAGTGATTTTTTAAACGTAGACCAGTTAGTCAGATTTCTGAATGAA AACCAGCGCGACCCGCGGCTAAATGAGATCCTGTTCCCCTTCTACGACCCTAAACGAGCCATGCAGATCATCGAGAAGTACGAGCGAGACCCCGACCTCAAGAAGAAAG gcCGTATGTCCAGCGATGGCTTCTGCAGGTACCTGATGTCAGATGAGAATGCCCCGGTGTTCCTGGACTGTCTGGAGCTGTACCAGGACATGGAGCAGCCACTGGCCCACTACTTCATTGCCTCGTCCCACAACACCTACCTGAACGGGAGGCAGTTCGGAGGGAAGTCCTCCGTGGAGATGTACAGACAGGTGCTGCTCTCCGGCTGCag GTGTGTAGAGCTGGACTGCTGGGATGGGAAAGGAGAAGACCAGGAACCTATCATCACTCACGGCAAGGCCATGTGTACTGACATCCTcttcaag GATGTGATCTCAGCCATCAGGGAAACAGCCTTTGTGACGTCTGAGTATCCCGTGATCCTGTCATTTGAAAACCACTGCAG TAAACCCCAGCAGTACAAGATGGCTCGTTATTGTGAGGAGATCTTTGGAGAATACCTACTGAGGCATCCTCTTGAGGGATTCCCT GTTGAAGCGGGTCGTCCCTTGCCTTCTCCCAACGATCTCAAACGCAAAATCCTCATCAAAAACAAACGCTTGAAACCCGAGGTGGAACAGA aGCAGTTAGAGTCTTTTAAGAAGCACATGGAGGCAGGAGAGACCAACACACCAGCCATCTTACTAGgagcagagacagaggaagatgTGGAGaacg CTCTTGGTGATGTGAAGGATGTGATTCCTGACTTGAAGACGGGTACATCAGAGGAGCCTAGTGAAGAGAACAGCCTCAGCaccagtgtcagtatcagtgacAGTGTCAGCGTCAGTGTGAACAAAGacggagaggagaaggagagggacaacAGCATCAAAAAG TTGACTATTGttcaggtggtggaggaggatccAACAGAGATGTCTGAGGCCACAGAAGCTACAGACGCCACAGACATCTCCGAGGCTTCTGAGGATAACAACAACAAGAAG ACTGGGGAGACGACGGATGACGAGGAGGCTCTGATAGCCTCGTACACGTACGTAGGAGCCACCACCAACATCCACCCCTACCTCTCCGCCATGGTTAACTACGCACAGCCTGTCAAGTTCCAGAGCTTCGACGTCGCAGAAG aGAGGAACATCCACCACAACATGTCGTCGTTTAATGAGTCAGTGGGTCTGGGTTATCTGAAGACCAACGCCATCGAGTTTGTCAA CTACAACAAGCGTCAGATGAGCCGGATCTATCCTAAAGGAGGCAGGGTGGACTCCAGTAATTACATGCCTCAGATCTTCTGGAACGCAGGCTGCCAGATGGTCTCCCTTAACTACCAGACCCCAG aTCTGGCCATGCAGTTGAACCAGGGAAAGTATGAGTACAATGGATCCTGTGG GTATCTGTTGAAGCCAGACTTCATGCGTCGCTCAGACAGGATGTTTGACCCCTTCTCAGAGACACCTGTGGACGGGGTCATTGCTGCTACCTGCAGTGTACAG GTGTTCTCTGGTCAGTTCCTGTCTGATAAGAAGATTGGGACCTACGTGGAGGTGGACATGTACGGGTTGCCCACGGACACCATCCGCAAAGAGTTCCGCACGCGCATGGTGATGAACAATGGCCTGAACCCCGCCTACAACGAAGAACCTTTCGTCTTCCGGAAG gTGATTTTACCAGACCTGGCTGTGCTGCGCATAGCTGTGTATGATGACAATAATAAGCTGATAGGTCAGAGGATCCTACCGTTGGAGGGTCTACAGGCAGGATACAGACACATCTCTCTACGCAACGAAGGGAACAAGCCTCTGTCTTTACCCACTGTCTTCTGTAATATAGTACTCAAGACCTACGTACCCGAAGGCTTCGGAG ccATCGTGGACGCCCTGTCGGACCCAAAGAAGTTCCTGTCCATAGCAGAGAAGAGAGCGGACCAGATGAGAGCTCTGGGGATTGAAACG agTGACATAGCGGACGTGCCAAACGAGAGTTCGAAGAACGACAAGAAAGGGAAGGTGAACGCCAACGTGAAGACCAACGTCACGCCACAGACCAGCTCGGACCCGGCTCAGTCCTCTAAGTCTGCCCAGAACAACACCACGGAGACCAAGAAgg ATACAAACACCCTCGTGCCGCATGTGAACATTGATGACTTGAAACAGATGAAG ACGTACCTTAAACTGGTTAAGAAGCAGCAGAAAGATCTGAACTCTTTAAAGAAGAAGCATGCAAAG GACCGCACCATCATGCAGAAGTCCCACTGCACCCAGGTGGACAAGATGATCGCTCAGCACGACAAGGAGAAGCAGACACAGGAGAAGCTGCTGGAGAAGTCCATCAAGAAACGAGG AGAAAACAACTGTCTGGAGATGAAGAAGGAGACTGAGAGTAAAGTGGAGAACCTGACCACTGACCACAAGGCTAAG GTGAAGGACATCACAGCCCAACACACTAAGGAGTGGTCAGAGATGATCAACTCCCACAGCAGTGTTGAGCAGGATATGAAGGACAGCCACGTGGTCCAGCAGTGTGAAAACCTCAAGAAACTACTGAGTGGAGTCCAGGAACAACAGACTCTATCGCTCAAACTGATCCACgaacg GCAGAGCAAGGAGATGCGGGCCAACCAGGCCAAGACGTCCATGGAGAACAGCAAGGCCATCAGCCAGGACAAGACCATCAAGAACAAGGccgagagggagag GAGAGTTAGAGAGTTGAACAGCAGCAACACCAAAAAGTTCCTTGAGGAGAGGAAAAGG ttGGCTATGAAGCATCAGAAGGAGATGGAGACACTGGAGAAGTCTCAGAAAGAACAGCTGGAGGAACTGGACAAGTTCAACGAGCAG CTTTTGAAATCACATCATGCCAATAAACAGTGTCAAG GCCAAGGACATCCAGCAGATGGTGAAGCTGGAGGAGGAGATGGACCGCAGACCAGCCACAGTGGTTTAACCACTCCCaccacctga
- the LOC106571557 gene encoding 1-phosphatidylinositol 4,5-bisphosphate phosphodiesterase beta-4 isoform X3 has product MTKSYEFNWQKHLPGFMQEGASFDRFDEDPFLFEPNCLVKVDEFGFFITWKSDGKEGQVLECSLINSIRVGAVPRDPKILSSFEAAGKKEEELEGCVICVCSGTDLVNLSFMYMVADSPDTARKWTEGLRSVIHNFRANNVCPMTCLKKHWMRMCFLTNVNGKIPVRTITRTFASGKTEKGIFQALKELGLPSGKNDEIEHSAFPFDIFYALTQKICPRTDIEELFKKINGDKSDFLNVDQLVRFLNENQRDPRLNEILFPFYDPKRAMQIIEKYERDPDLKKKGRMSSDGFCRYLMSDENAPVFLDCLELYQDMEQPLAHYFIASSHNTYLNGRQFGGKSSVEMYRQVLLSGCRCVELDCWDGKGEDQEPIITHGKAMCTDILFKDVISAIRETAFVTSEYPVILSFENHCSKPQQYKMARYCEEIFGEYLLRHPLEGFPVEAGRPLPSPNDLKRKILIKNKRLKPEVEQKQLESFKKHMEAGETNTPAILLGAETEEDVENALGDVKDVIPDLKTGTSEEPSEENSLSTSVSISDSVSVSVNKDGEEKERDNSIKKLTIVQVVEEDPTEMSEATEATDATDISEASEDNNNKKTGETTDDEEALIASYTYVGATTNIHPYLSAMVNYAQPVKFQSFDVAEERNIHHNMSSFNESVGLGYLKTNAIEFVNYNKRQMSRIYPKGGRVDSSNYMPQIFWNAGCQMVSLNYQTPDLAMQLNQGKYEYNGSCGYLLKPDFMRRSDRMFDPFSETPVDGVIAATCSVQVFSGQFLSDKKIGTYVEVDMYGLPTDTIRKEFRTRMVMNNGLNPAYNEEPFVFRKVILPDLAVLRIAVYDDNNKLIGQRILPLEGLQAGYRHISLRNEGNKPLSLPTVFCNIVLKTYVPEGFGAIVDALSDPKKFLSIAEKRADQMRALGIETSDIADVPNESSKNDKKGKVNANVKTNVTPQTSSDPAQSSKSAQNNTTETKKDTNTLVPHVNIDDLKQMKTYLKLVKKQQKDLNSLKKKHAKDRTIMQKSHCTQVDKMIAQHDKEKQTQEKLLEKSIKKRGENNCLEMKKETESKVENLTTDHKAKVKDITAQHTKEWSEMINSHSSVEQDMKDSHVVQQCENLKKLLSGVQEQQTLSLKLIHERQSKEMRANQAKTSMENSKAISQDKTIKNKAERERRVRELNSSNTKKFLEERKRLAMKHQKEMETLEKSQKEQLEELDKFNEQAKDIQQMVKLEEEMDRRPATVV; this is encoded by the exons AAGTGGACGGAGGGTTTGAGGTCAGTGATCCACAATTTCAGAGCCAATAACGTCTGTCCTATGACCTGCCTCAAGAAACA TTGGATGAGGATGTGCTTTCTGACCAATGTGAACGGCAAAATCCCAGTGAGAAC CATCACGCGGACGTTTGCGTCTGGGAAAACAGAGAAAGGAATCTTCCAGGCTCTGAAGGAACTGGGACTGCCGAGTGGAAAG AACGATGAGATAGAACACTCGGCGTTCCCCTTTGACATCTTCTATGCCCTGACTCAGAAGATCTGCCCTCGCACTGACATCGAGGAACTCTTCAAGAAAAT CAATGGGGACAAAAGTGATTTTTTAAACGTAGACCAGTTAGTCAGATTTCTGAATGAA AACCAGCGCGACCCGCGGCTAAATGAGATCCTGTTCCCCTTCTACGACCCTAAACGAGCCATGCAGATCATCGAGAAGTACGAGCGAGACCCCGACCTCAAGAAGAAAG gcCGTATGTCCAGCGATGGCTTCTGCAGGTACCTGATGTCAGATGAGAATGCCCCGGTGTTCCTGGACTGTCTGGAGCTGTACCAGGACATGGAGCAGCCACTGGCCCACTACTTCATTGCCTCGTCCCACAACACCTACCTGAACGGGAGGCAGTTCGGAGGGAAGTCCTCCGTGGAGATGTACAGACAGGTGCTGCTCTCCGGCTGCag GTGTGTAGAGCTGGACTGCTGGGATGGGAAAGGAGAAGACCAGGAACCTATCATCACTCACGGCAAGGCCATGTGTACTGACATCCTcttcaag GATGTGATCTCAGCCATCAGGGAAACAGCCTTTGTGACGTCTGAGTATCCCGTGATCCTGTCATTTGAAAACCACTGCAG TAAACCCCAGCAGTACAAGATGGCTCGTTATTGTGAGGAGATCTTTGGAGAATACCTACTGAGGCATCCTCTTGAGGGATTCCCT GTTGAAGCGGGTCGTCCCTTGCCTTCTCCCAACGATCTCAAACGCAAAATCCTCATCAAAAACAAACGCTTGAAACCCGAGGTGGAACAGA aGCAGTTAGAGTCTTTTAAGAAGCACATGGAGGCAGGAGAGACCAACACACCAGCCATCTTACTAGgagcagagacagaggaagatgTGGAGaacg CTCTTGGTGATGTGAAGGATGTGATTCCTGACTTGAAGACGGGTACATCAGAGGAGCCTAGTGAAGAGAACAGCCTCAGCaccagtgtcagtatcagtgacAGTGTCAGCGTCAGTGTGAACAAAGacggagaggagaaggagagggacaacAGCATCAAAAAG TTGACTATTGttcaggtggtggaggaggatccAACAGAGATGTCTGAGGCCACAGAAGCTACAGACGCCACAGACATCTCCGAGGCTTCTGAGGATAACAACAACAAGAAG ACTGGGGAGACGACGGATGACGAGGAGGCTCTGATAGCCTCGTACACGTACGTAGGAGCCACCACCAACATCCACCCCTACCTCTCCGCCATGGTTAACTACGCACAGCCTGTCAAGTTCCAGAGCTTCGACGTCGCAGAAG aGAGGAACATCCACCACAACATGTCGTCGTTTAATGAGTCAGTGGGTCTGGGTTATCTGAAGACCAACGCCATCGAGTTTGTCAA CTACAACAAGCGTCAGATGAGCCGGATCTATCCTAAAGGAGGCAGGGTGGACTCCAGTAATTACATGCCTCAGATCTTCTGGAACGCAGGCTGCCAGATGGTCTCCCTTAACTACCAGACCCCAG aTCTGGCCATGCAGTTGAACCAGGGAAAGTATGAGTACAATGGATCCTGTGG GTATCTGTTGAAGCCAGACTTCATGCGTCGCTCAGACAGGATGTTTGACCCCTTCTCAGAGACACCTGTGGACGGGGTCATTGCTGCTACCTGCAGTGTACAG GTGTTCTCTGGTCAGTTCCTGTCTGATAAGAAGATTGGGACCTACGTGGAGGTGGACATGTACGGGTTGCCCACGGACACCATCCGCAAAGAGTTCCGCACGCGCATGGTGATGAACAATGGCCTGAACCCCGCCTACAACGAAGAACCTTTCGTCTTCCGGAAG gTGATTTTACCAGACCTGGCTGTGCTGCGCATAGCTGTGTATGATGACAATAATAAGCTGATAGGTCAGAGGATCCTACCGTTGGAGGGTCTACAGGCAGGATACAGACACATCTCTCTACGCAACGAAGGGAACAAGCCTCTGTCTTTACCCACTGTCTTCTGTAATATAGTACTCAAGACCTACGTACCCGAAGGCTTCGGAG ccATCGTGGACGCCCTGTCGGACCCAAAGAAGTTCCTGTCCATAGCAGAGAAGAGAGCGGACCAGATGAGAGCTCTGGGGATTGAAACG agTGACATAGCGGACGTGCCAAACGAGAGTTCGAAGAACGACAAGAAAGGGAAGGTGAACGCCAACGTGAAGACCAACGTCACGCCACAGACCAGCTCGGACCCGGCTCAGTCCTCTAAGTCTGCCCAGAACAACACCACGGAGACCAAGAAgg ATACAAACACCCTCGTGCCGCATGTGAACATTGATGACTTGAAACAGATGAAG ACGTACCTTAAACTGGTTAAGAAGCAGCAGAAAGATCTGAACTCTTTAAAGAAGAAGCATGCAAAG GACCGCACCATCATGCAGAAGTCCCACTGCACCCAGGTGGACAAGATGATCGCTCAGCACGACAAGGAGAAGCAGACACAGGAGAAGCTGCTGGAGAAGTCCATCAAGAAACGAGG AGAAAACAACTGTCTGGAGATGAAGAAGGAGACTGAGAGTAAAGTGGAGAACCTGACCACTGACCACAAGGCTAAG GTGAAGGACATCACAGCCCAACACACTAAGGAGTGGTCAGAGATGATCAACTCCCACAGCAGTGTTGAGCAGGATATGAAGGACAGCCACGTGGTCCAGCAGTGTGAAAACCTCAAGAAACTACTGAGTGGAGTCCAGGAACAACAGACTCTATCGCTCAAACTGATCCACgaacg GCAGAGCAAGGAGATGCGGGCCAACCAGGCCAAGACGTCCATGGAGAACAGCAAGGCCATCAGCCAGGACAAGACCATCAAGAACAAGGccgagagggagag GAGAGTTAGAGAGTTGAACAGCAGCAACACCAAAAAGTTCCTTGAGGAGAGGAAAAGG ttGGCTATGAAGCATCAGAAGGAGATGGAGACACTGGAGAAGTCTCAGAAAGAACAGCTGGAGGAACTGGACAAGTTCAACGAGCAG GCCAAGGACATCCAGCAGATGGTGAAGCTGGAGGAGGAGATGGACCGCAGACCAGCCACAGTGGTTTAA